One Indicator indicator isolate 239-I01 chromosome Z, UM_Iind_1.1, whole genome shotgun sequence genomic window carries:
- the LOC128979667 gene encoding tubulin polymerization-promoting protein family member 2-like, producing the protein MSGVETAFRKFAVYGDTAASGNDMTGKNFSKMCKECGVMDGKAVTSTDVDIVFNKVKTKGARTITFAEFQQAMKELCGKRFKGKSPEEALQAVYGLIEGKEPGHVGATKATKVGGVERLTDTSKYTGTHKERFDESGKGKGLAGREDLTDNSGYVGAYKGAGTYDKTH; encoded by the exons ATGTCAGGGGTAGAAACAGCTTTCCGTAAATTTGCAGTGTATGGTGACACAGCTGCCAGTGGCAATGACATGACAGGGAAAAACTTCTCCAAGATGTGCAAGGAGTGTGGTGTGATGGATGGAAAAGCTGTGACCAGCACTGATGTTGACATCGTCTTCAACAAAGTCAA GACCAAGGGTGCCCGCACCATCACCTTTGCTGAATTCCAGCAGGCCATGAAGGAGCTCTGTGGAAAGCGCTTCAAGGGCAAATCACCGGAGGAAGCGCTGCAGGCTGTGTATGGCCTCATTGAGGGGAAGGAGCCTGGCCATGTAGGTGCCACG AAAGCCACCAAGGTTGGTGGGGTCGAGAGGCTGACAGACACTAGCAAATACACCGGCACCCACAAAGAGCGTTTTGATGAGAGTGGCAAAGGGAAAGGTCTTGCTGGCCGTGAGGATCTGACAGACAACAGTGGCTATGTTGGAGCCTACAAGGGAGCTGGCACATATGACAAGACACACTAG